One window of the Podospora pseudocomata strain CBS 415.72m chromosome 7, whole genome shotgun sequence genome contains the following:
- a CDS encoding hypothetical protein (EggNog:ENOG503P360; BUSCO:EOG09264DY4; COG:S), giving the protein MASRSDTELLTEHFGYPPVSLLDLIINTTNTLADRALTSIESGLLNAPPSALGFRPPAFSSPADSHRNEVEEGVHKLETLLFAALDKNFDKFEIYTMRFLLTVNPEDEPYTTLSHYRGLDFETGEEEVGVRGVNEIRRRLQESMKLGVMLEAERARNEGLLGELRRLVGTQGGVKSEGNEGGKEKSVFGFLAEGRRGLEGVDRERPLETTARFGRSQLGSLRELSVELGGLLPRLAQETAAEDGGATTRDWRRERLEYVEAAARRHLENVRGLELTRDGAVRDDNAEMVVGGPKTMEVGDLERVVGLLGVGEAEEKGTGKEAEGDRMDES; this is encoded by the exons ATGGCGAGCCGATCCGACACTGAGCTCTTGACTGAGCACTTTGGGTATCCCCCGGTG AGCCTGCTAGACCTGATAatcaacacaaccaacacccTAGCCGACCGCGCCCTCACTTCAATCGAATCCGGGCTCTTGAACGCGCCCCCCTCCGCGCTCGGGTTCCGACCCCCGGCGTTTTCCTCCCCTGCCGACAGCCACCGGAACGAagtcgaggagggggtgcATAAACTCGAGACATTGCTGTTCGCGGCGCTGGACAAGAACTTTGACAAATTCGAGATCTACACCATGCGCTTTCTTTTGACTGTTAACCCTGAGGACGAGCCGTACACCACGCTGTCGCACTACAGGGGGTTGGATTTTGAAAccggagaggaggaggtgggagtcCGCGGGGTGAACGAAATCAGGAGGAGACTGCAGGAGAGTATGAAATTGGGTGTTATGCTcgaggcggagagggcgaggaatgaggggttgctgggggagTTGAGACGGTTGGTTGGGACACAGGGGGGGGTTAAATCTGAGGGGAATgagggggggaaagagaAGTCGGTTTTTGGGTTTCTGGCTGAGGGACGGAGGGgactggagggggtggacaGGGAGAGGCCGTTGGAGACGACGGcgaggtttgggaggagtcagctggggagcttgagggagttgagcgtggagttggggggacTGCTGCCGCGGTTGGCGcaggagacggcggcggaggatggaggagcaaCAACGAgggattggaggagggagaggctggAATATGTCGAGGCTGCTGCGAGGAGGCATTTGGAAAATGTGCGGGGGTTGGAGTTGACGAGGGACGGGGCGGTGAGGGATGATAATGCTGAGATGGTGGTCGGGGGGCCGAAGAcgatggaggtgggggatttGGAACGGGTGGTTGGGTTGCTCGGGGTGGGGGAagcagaagaaaaggggacggggaaggaggcggagggggataGGATGGACGAGTCTTGA
- the TRK1 gene encoding low affinity potassium transporter (COG:P; EggNog:ENOG503NV12): MERFKQWIATKPFTAQRCKQFIYTRPRWLFEFIFPQNQGFPFIRYHYYLIISLALIGALITWGAGKHSGGTAEIRFIDALFFTAGASTQAGLNTVDINLLTTFQQAIFYLWPMMANPITVNSLVVQLRLYWFEKKFQHITRNARLVRVPLAKSFTKSRTKAKQQDGDVEKGVNGRKITVMLNGKKSRINNDGTLLDDAKNKGRHGLGLTAANRTATDGGLDGPLDKADRHTGPAVTSSMTEPRRPALKFADTVTKSDGLGEDFLKFPRMRSDEEHIAIVERQKKGDDEVLRIPNPRDVERGLGPKRVEAGDNEDELLSPHAEAFNLDGEPRAQAADGRHPAITIEEPDRRKLQETDSDDFVDDVRAAAHTFDFLKPHFPRHKKKQDDVEKEPVIPGPSQNRRRQSMQTLRTAFSNNKAEGTPYLSWEPTVGRNSLFPELTEEQREELGGIEYRSLKTLARVLTVYFWGYTALGVVGLLPWILQATQYGQVVEAAGPNKVWWAFFTSQSAFMDLGFTLTPDSMNSFSTATWPLLWMSFLIVIGNTGFPIMLRFMIWVLSLIVPKNSGMYEELRFLLDHPRRCFTLLFPSKATWWLLGFLVLLNGLDVMFFIVLDLGQEGPVASMSDGQKVLNGIFEAASTRTAGFSCVNLSLLHPAVQVSYMIMMYISVFPIAISVRRTNVYEENALGIYSHGEEEEHSKANHNDWSHVGTHARRQLSFDLPFIALGLFILAISEGPRIMNPEDAANGFTMFSMLFESISAYGTVGMSLGYSTINASLSAEFSDVGKLVIICLMIRGRHRGLPYGLDRAILLPSDALNAKDAMAADTEGRLARQISRMSVATHRSDTTHNQRGLGHVLAAILHPGPPVPPEPPMEAIHRRSTDPCSDAEPQPMRVTSRRTEPGVVRRSVSHLFSPRPRTAGGHEDD; the protein is encoded by the exons atggAGCGGTTCAAGCAATGGATCGCGACCAAGCCTTTCACGGCCCAGCGCTGCAAGCAATTCATCTATACTAGACCCCGCTGGCTCTTCGAATTCATCTTTCCGCAGAACCAGGGCTTCCCCTTCATAAGATATCACT ACTATTTGATCATATCCCTCGCGCTGATCGGCGCCCTCATCACTTGGGGAGCTGGCAAACACAGTGGTGGTACTGCCGAGATTAGATTTATCGacgccctcttcttcacGGCCGGCGCCTCCACCCAGGCCGGCCTGAACACGGTCGACATCAACCTTTTGACCACCTTTCAGCAAGCCATTTTCTACCTGTGGCCTATGATGGCAAATCCCATCACGGTAAACTCGCTTGTTGTTCAACTCCGTCTCTACTGGTTCGAAAAGAAGTTCCAGCACATAACCCGAAATGCCCGACTCGTCAGGGTCCCTCTCGCGAAATCGTTTACCAAGTCGCGGACTAAGGCgaagcagcaggatggcgaCGTCGAAAAGGGTGTAAATGGCAGAAAGATTACCGTTATGTTGAACGGAAAAAAGTCAcgcatcaacaacgacggGACCCTGCTGGACGATGCTAAGAATAAGGGCAGGCATGGTCTCGGCCTCACGGCGGCAAACCGGACTGCCACAGATGGGGGCTTGGACGGCCCATTGGATAAGGCAGATCGGCATACAGGCCCAGCCGTCACATCATCCATGACGGAACCCCGGAGGCCAGCTCTCAAGTTCGCCGACACGGTCACGAAAAGTGACGGTCTGGGCGAGGATTTCCTCAAATTCCCACGGATGCGATCGGACGAGGAGCATATTGCCATAGTCGAACGACAGAAGAAGGGAGACGACGAGGTGCTGCGAATCCCGAATCCGAGAGACGTAGAACGCGGCCTGGGCCCCAAGCGTGTTGAGGCTGGAGACAATGAGGACGAATTGCTGTCACCTCATGCGGAAGCTTTCAATTTGGATGGAGAACCTCGAGCCCAAGCAGCTGACGGCCGCCATCCGGCCATCACTATTGAGGAGCCTGATCGTCGCAAGTTGCAGGAGACAGATTCGGATGACTTCGTGGACGATGTTAGAGCCGCTGCCCACACGTTTGACTTTTTGAAGCCGCATTTTCCTCGgcacaaaaagaagcaagaCGACGTGGAAAAGGAACCCGTCATTCCCGGCCCTTCCCAGAACAGGCGTCGTCAGTCGATGCAGACGCTGCGAACCGCCTtttccaacaacaaggccgaAGGCACGCCGTATCTGAGCTGGGAGCCCACCGTCGGCCGCAACTCTCTTTTCCCGGAGCTTACTGAAGAGCAGCGCGAAGAGCTGGGAGGAATTGAGTACAGGTCTTTGAAGACGCTTGCCCGGGTCCTGACGGTCTACTTCTGGGGCTATACGGCgctgggtgtggttgggCTCTTGCCGTGGATTCTGCAGGCCACTCAGTACGGGCAAGTTGTCGAGGCGGCAGGCCCAAACAAAGTATGGTGGGCTTTCTTTACTTCGCAATCGGCTTTCATGGATCTTGGTTTTACTTTGACGCCAGACAGCATGAATTCATTCAGCACCGCGACATGGCCACTTCTGTGGATGAGCTTCCTGATCGTCATCGGCAACACTGGATTCCCCATCATGCTCCGCTTCATGATTTGGGTGCTCTCGCTCATTGTACCCAAGAATTCTGGCATGTATGAGGAGTTGCGGTTTTTGCTCGaccaccctcgccgctgCTTCACACTTTTGTTCCCTTCCAAAGCCACCTGGTGGCTGCTGGGCTTCCTTGTCCTCCTAAACGGCCTCGACGTGATGTTTTTTATCGTCTTAGAT CTTGGGCAAGAGGGCCCTGTAGCCTCGATGTCGGACGGCCAAAAAGTTCTTAATGGTATTTTCGAAGCCGCATCCACGAGGACCGCTGGTTTCTCCTGTGTGAATCTCTCACTGCTTCACCCCGCCGTCCAGGTTTCCTACATGATCATGATGTACATTTCGGTCTTTCCCATCGCCATATCGGTTCGTAGGACGAATGTGTATGAGGAGAATGCACTGGGAATCTACTCGCacggcgaagaagaggaacacTCCAAGGCAAACCACAACGACTGGTCGCACGTCGGCACTCACGCTCGCCGCCAGCTCTCGTTTGATTTGCCGTTTATTGCCTTGGGCCTCTTCATTTTGGCCATCTCGGAAGGGCCGCGTATCATGAACCCCGAGGACGCCGCCAATGGCTTCACCATGTTTAGCATGCTCTTCGAGTCCATCAGCGCTTACGGCACAGTCGGCATGAGCTTGGGGTACTCGACAATCAACGCATCACTTTCGGCCGAGTTTTCGGACGTTGGAAAGCTGGTTATTATCTGCTTGATGATACGCGGCCGACACCGTGGTCTCCCGTACGGTCTGGACAGGGCCATTCTTCTGCCCAGCGATGCGCTCAATGCGAAGGACGCAATGGCTGCAGATACAGAAGGCAGATTGGCTAGGCAGATTTCTCGCATGTCTGTGGCGACACACCGCAGCGACACGACGCACAACCAGAGGGGCCTGGGACATGTCCTGGCTGCCATTTTGCATCCAGGTCCTCCCGTGCCGCCCGAGCCCCCGATGGAAGCTATTCATAGGAGATCGACCGACCCTTGCTCGGACGCGGAGCCGCAACCTATGCGGGTCACCTCGAGACGTACCGAGCCCGGTGTTGTGCGGAGATCGGTTAGTCACTTGTTTTCGCCCAGGCCTAGGACTGCTGGTGGGCATGAGGATGATTAG
- a CDS encoding hypothetical protein (EggNog:ENOG503NW1K; COG:S): MRDLGRNVCLRCEVQLLAAVRGRGPRPSTPRSYSSNSSPRPRPARTATNSTRQQHEEPEPPSDLLEAASRKRAAAVAMFRSILGDIAQPDGPVRPPPTPAPPAPSVPSIKPSGPSTRSVKLSSPSVPQAAHPAPVSAPAEAPERIEPAPMPESKETIVEQAVMETTETPEKIETPEAQEIPEVLEAAEEPENPQPISETRNAREETREEKEGINISPVGSSLEFFEDVAKLKQMMTVDHDYEAALAFFEEKLQPLMEAKAGIRELMKDEVARDFLSYLTRVKIANPDDPRLPSVSRITEVTFRLSNLYYVAWGKLILTLVQHITRQETTPDAFQTLQDYEAAMANRAILIRDLLQSWDVFIEHNPEFLKEVPRRNAAPTPDTKTLHETVHGLETSLAVPYTQLFISLSPEKLQLNTSRYNISWAAYATYRMLTDRINTNYQTRDQASMFTKMMKNVLTRAKPPNDRDLEYNFAEYQDLLRYIRDLGEEDGNHIWYMRVRTPEAERRQQREGIHRRIGTALKRANLREVKAAWVDFWGPDKNPDEERIRVMSEDPTLFDYFIQAFMQLRQTELTNHVWESMHRVNVKPTIRTWSALIEGCSRARSKGALDKMWENLITAGVKLDTHIWTSRVAGLFKSGDAEGGIRALVDMERTWASREKNPLVAVKPSIEPVNAAISGLLKAKRQKDVMTVLAWAGKQGINPDIHTFNILLRPLVLKMDIPGIRRLLSQMQDAGIEADAATFTILFEGTMRNYADRPKGEQLAHVRKFIKEMEASGIRANMMIYAKIIKLLVDQGEEGKETLKAVYGQILQSGLEPTPHIYTMLVEHFFNQNPPNSKAVADLIKNRRLHGPKANVDRVFWERVISGFCQAGEVEKAKEVFRKEFEGEKEVGMTFGMLCDYLVGLLNSGDREGARRLVRRAREVREDLVVVDGVKDGKGGMRLESVRPGAGMGREEGELVMKARWWKHRFWHIAERAGVMN, encoded by the coding sequence ATGCGCGATCTTGGGAGGAACGTCTGTCTACGATGCGAAGTCCAGCTGCTGGCCGCCGTCAGAGGGCGGGGTCCTCGTCCTTCAACACCACGAAGTTATAGCTCCAACTCCAGCCCCAGACCGAGACCTGCTCGAACAGCTACGAACAGCACCCGGCAGCAACATGAAGAACCCGAACCACCGTCCGATCTACTCGAGGCTGCCTCGAGAAAACGTGCCGCTGCCGTGGCCATGTTTAGGTCCATTCTTGGGGATATAGCGCAACCAGATGGTCCAGTCCGACCTCCACCTACTCCcgcaccaccagctccttctGTGCCGTCGATCAAGCCGAGTGGACCAAGTACTCGCAGTGTCAAACTCTCTTCGCCCTCGGTGCCCCAAGCAGCCCACCCTGCGCCGGTCTCGGCTCCAGCTGAGGCACCAGAGAGGATAGAGCCAGCGCCGATGCCAGAGAGCAAGGAGACGATAGTGGAACAAGCCGTCATGGAAACGACAGAGACGCCCGAGAAAATCGAGACACCAGAAGCACAAGAGATACCCGAGGTTTTAGAAGCAGCAGAGGAACCAGAGAACCCCCAGCCAATATCGGAAACGCGCAACGCACGGGAAGAGACacgagaagagaaggagggcatcAACATCAGTCCCGTGGGCAGCAGCCTTGAATTTTTCGAAGATGTGGCCAAGTTGAAGCAGATGATGACTGTCGACCATGACTACGAGGCCGCCCTTGCCTTCTTCGAGGAGAAACTGCAGCCACTGatggaggccaaggccggCATACGCGAACTCATGAAGGACGAAGTGGCTCGCGATTTTCTGAGCTATCTCACAAGAGTCAAGATCGCCAACCCGGACGACCCCAGGCTTCCCTCTGTCTCGCGTATCACCGAAGTCACGTTTAGGCTGTCCAATTTGTACTATGTCGCCTGGGGCAAACTGATTCTCACGTTGGTCCAGCACATCACCCGGCAGGAGACAACACCAGATGCCTTTCAGACGTTGCAAGACTATGAGGCCGCCATGGCCAACCGTGCAATCCTCATAAGAGACCTGCTGCAGTCGTGGGACGTTTTCATCGAGCACAACCCCGAGTTCCTGAAAGAAGTGCCTCGACGAAACGCCGCTCCGACGCCCGATACGAAGACGCTCCATGAAACAGTCCATGGCTTGGAGACGAGCTTGGCAGTGCCTTATACTCAGCTCTTTATTTCACTGTCCCCTGAAAAACTGCAGCTGAACACCTCTCGGTACAACATCAGCTGGGCAGCCTATGCGACGTATCGAATGCTCACCGaccgcatcaacaccaactaCCAGACGAGGGATCAAGCCTCGATGTTtaccaagatgatgaaaaaTGTCCTGACGCGGGCGAAACCGCCGAATGATCGGGATCTAGAGTATAACTTTGCCGAGTATCAGGATCTGCTCAGGTACATCCGCGACCtcggcgaggaagacggcAATCACATTTGGTACATGCGGGTGAGGACTCCGGAGGCGGAGCGACGTCAACAACGGGAGGGGATCCACCGCAGGATTGGAACCGCTCTCAAGAGGGCCAACCTTCGAGAGGTGAAGGCGGCGTGGGTTGACTTTTGGGGACCGGACAAGAACCCGGACGAGGAGAGGATCAGAGTCATGAGTGAGGATCCGACTTTGTTTGACTATTTTATTCAGGCGTTTATGCAGCTCAGGCAGACGGAACTGACGAACCATGTCTGGGAGAGCATGCACAGGGTTAATGTCAAGCCTACGATCAGGACCTGGAGCGCGCTGATTGAGGGGTGTAGCAGGGCTCGGTCCAAGGGGGCGCTTGATAAGATGTGGGAGAATTTGATCACGGCTGGGGTGAAGCTGGATACGCATATCTGGACGTCTCGCGTGGCGGGGTTGTTCAAATCCGGGGATGCGGAAGGGGGGATCAGGGCGTTAGTGGATATGGAGAGGACGTGGGCGAGCAGGGAGAAGAATCCGCTTGTGGCGGTCAAGCCGTCTATCGAGCCTGTCAATGCCGCGATATCGGGCCTGCTCAAAGCGAAAAGGCAAAAGGATGTCATGACTGTGCTTGCGTGGGCGGGGAAGCAGGGGATTAACCCTGATATCCATACATTCAACATCCTGCTTCGGCCGTTGGTTCTCAAGATGGATATCCCTGGCATTCGGAGGCTGCTGTCTCAGATGCAGGACGCCGGGATTGAGGCGGATGCCGCGACGTTTACGATTCTGTTCGAGGGCACGATGAGGAATTATGCTGACCGGCCGAAGGGCGAGCAGCTCGCGCATGTGAGGAAGTTTatcaaggagatggaggctaGTGGGATAAGGGCGAATATGATGATTTATGCCAAGATTATCAAGCTGCTGGTTGatcagggggaggaggggaaggagacgCTCAAGGCGGTGTATGGGCAGATTTTGCAGTCTGGGTTGGAGCCGACGCCGCATATCTACACCATGTTGGTGGAACACTTTTTCAATCAGAACCCGCCCAACTCGAAGGCGGTGGCGGATTTGATCAAGAACAGACGTCTTCACGGGCCAAAGGCGAATGTGGACAGGGTTTTTTGGGAGAGGGTCATCAGCGGGTTTTGTcaggctggggaggtggagaaggcgaaggaggtTTTCcggaaggagtttgagggggagaaggaggtggggatgACGTTTGGGATGCTGTGTGATTATTTGGTCGGGTTGCTGAACAGTGGGGATCgggagggggcgaggaggttggtgaggagggcgagggaggtgagggaggatttggttgttgttgatggggtgaaggacgggaagggggggatgaggttggaGTCTGTCAGGCCTGgggcggggatggggagggaggaaggcgagttggtgatgaaggctAGGTGGTGGAAGCATAGGTTTTGGCATATTGCTGAGAGGGCAGGGGTTATGAATTAG
- a CDS encoding hypothetical protein (EggNog:ENOG503NV73; COG:I), producing MTTLQPRPPYTDAELQKLYPPNLDLQLVQILMRHGERTPVSPRFQNTGLPPFWPYCTSVRQITSTILSPSSSSLTTLQWTRRLETFSRESDSPTLALSPTSHPDNICDMGTLTDLGRQTTSSLGARLRDLYITRLGFLPPAITSPSQIYLRTTPVPRALESLQQTFSTLYPPNTRLPSPETGIFPTPVIITRAHADETLYPNDGNCRRFAALSRAFAQRAADRHNNTPDMEYLNQLIGKWMDGGKVAVDSRPRLSGVMDTINATLAHGPETKLPKEFYDEKARGIIEKIGVEEWFQGYRESEEYRRLGIGGLVGDLVERMVKSVEGRGDGVRFGLLGCHDTTLAGMLASLGAFGTERWVPFTSHVAVELFRDNMKGGREREGWFGGLFGKGKEIGRRPAEELGEEEKKKLEGYYVRLRYNDEVVTVPGCRMEGRHLEGDESFCTLAAFKEIVDKFTPKNWKQECRMSRGETVSLPKVPEPAGY from the exons ATGaccaccctccaaccccggccGCCGTATACCGATGCCGAGCTGCAGAAGCTCTACCCCCCCAACCTGGACCTGCAGCTCGTCCAGATCCTCATGCGCCAT GGCGAACGcacccccgtctccccccGCTTCCAAAACACcggcctcccccccttctggCCCTACTGCACCTCAGTCCGCCAAAtaacctccaccatcctctccccctcttcttcctctctcacAACCCTCCAATGGACCCGCCGCCTCGAGACCTTTTCGCGGGAATCCgactcccccaccctcgccctctcccccacctcccacccagaCAACATCTGCGACATGGGCACCCTGACCGACCTAGGCCGGcaaacaacctcctccctcggcgcCCGCCTCCGGGACCTCTACATCACCCGCTTAGGCTTCCTCCCCCCGGCaataacctccccctcccaaatctACCTCCgcaccacccccgtcccTCGCGCGTTGGAATCCCTCCAACAGACATTTTCTACCCTCTACCCCCCTAACACGCGCCTTCCCTCCCCTGAAACGGGCATCTTCCCTACACCGGTGATCATCACGCGGGCCCATGCGGATGAAACGCTTTACCCCAACGATGGCAACTGCAGGCGCTTTGCGGCTTTGTCACGGGCTTTTGCGCAGAGGGCGGCGGATAGACATAACAACACGCCTGACATGGAATACCTCAACCAGCTGATAGGCAAGTGGATGGACGGGGGGAAGGTGGCGGTTGACAGCAGGCCGAGACTTTCTGGTGTGATGGATACGATTAATGCTACTTTGGCGCATGGACCCGAGACAAAACTACCGAAGGAGTTTTATGATGAAAAGGCGAGGGGGATAATCGAAAAGAttggggtggaggaatgGTTTCAGGGTTACAGAGAATCGGAAGAGTAtaggaggttggggattggggggttggtcgggGATTTGGTTGAGCGGATGGTCAAGagtgtggaggggaggggtgatggggtgagGTTTGGGTTGCTTGGGTGTCATGATACTACGCTTGCGGGGATGCTGGCGAGTTTGGGGGCTTTTGGGACGGAGAGGTGGGTGCCGTTTACTAGtcatgttgctgttgagtTGTTTAGGGATAATAtgaaagggggaagggaaagggaggggtggtttgggggtttgtttggaaaggggaaagagaTTGGGAGACGGCCggcggaggagttgggggaagaggagaagaagaagttggagggGTATTATGTTAGGTTGAGGTATAATGATGAGGTGGTTACTGTGCCGGGGTGtaggatggaggggaggcatttggagggggatgagtcGTTTTGTACTCTG GCTGCCTTTAAGGAGATTGTGGATAAGTTCACGCCCAAGAACTGGAAGCAGGAATGTCGGATGAGCAGAGGGGAGACGGTTTCTTTGCCGAAGGTGCCGGAGCCGGCTGGGTATTGA
- a CDS encoding hypothetical protein (COG:S; EggNog:ENOG503P2IC): MVGVPGKYKGCNTNLEDDHHLLEESQKLTQHLQCDNERPLCRKCLDSGRECAGYERETVFIIGTIEDQGRCSSHPPRVVKSKKSSGKHSSSKRSDDTGSFQLVANTPLRPAWDDLISVSCGGQTFQVQIAALFTPLSSVTRAYATDEDEGEQNRTIFVSFPTYQSPDLTPYPGEDDFQLFSQCMVHLAPPSESRGGQGTQTDSIFMFLYEHNNSITYNSTLPPWKDPSLQTSTVRRLGPSGFRQFPNHHFFARIYRPAAIWTALLSSTPTFLSSPEWQTTPYESHPPSPLDNLLSLLSLLPALFARFNSITSPDTPPTLSRRLLAQDLLSNMMDIELRLSAWFTSLPRSAFWIADPATLPYQPEIPFMETFAFRDTQTGLGLLFYWSGLVLLWPKMWRLYWVLFEAVIDGPIGVEVTLSGKLAGVDPMRWGWKETRGVAESVCRGGYWVLQGAAQPDLVGWVVEVLDWFYGELPGMMTGWDEGVMVGGDGRLEMGWVRGLRERVQGRGRDIGEVVGGRGWVDYVSF, encoded by the exons ATGG TCGGAGTTCCAGGAAAGTACAAAGGCTGCAACA CCAACCTCGAGGatgaccatcatcttctggaAGAGTCTCAGAAACTAACCCAGCATCTCCAGTGTGACAACGAGCGCCCTCTCTGCAGAAAATGCCTCGACAGCGGCCGAGAATGCGCCGGCTACGAGCGCGAGACGGTATTCATCATCGGCACTATTGAAGACCAAGGGCGGTGTTCCTCGCACCCTCCCCGGGTGGTCAAATCCAAAAAGAGCAGCGGAAAGCACTCGTCATCCAAACGAAGCGACGACACCGGCAGCTTCCAGCTCGTAGCCAATACGCCCCTTCGGCCGGCATGGGATGACTTGATTTCAGTCTCTTGCGGAGGACAAACCTTTCAAGTCCAGATCGCGGCCCTTTTCACACCACTAAGCTCAGTGACCAGAGCCTACGCCACCGATGAAGACGAGGGGGAACAAAACCGGACAATCTTTGTGTCGTTTCCTACTTACCAATCCCCTGATCTGACGCCCTACCCCGGGGAGGACGATTTCCAGCTGTTCTCGCAGTGTATGGTCCACCTCGCACCACCGAGCGAATcccgaggaggccaaggaacGCAGACGGATAGTATATTCATGTTTCTCTACGAG CACAACAACTCCATCACATACAACTCCACCCTCCCACCATGGAAAgacccctccctccaaacctccaccgtccgccgcctcggccccTCCGGGTTTCGTCAGTTtccaaaccaccacttcTTCGCTCGCATCTACCGCCCAGCAGCAATCTGGAcggccctcctctcctccacgcCAACCTTTTTGTCAAGTCCAGAATGGCAAACCACACCCTACgaatcccaccccccatccccgcTCGACAATCTCTTGTCCCTCCtatccctcctcccggccTTGTTCGCCAGATTCAACAGCATCACCTCCCCTGAcacaccccccaccctctcccgccgGTTACTTGCCCAAGACCTCTTGTCAAACATGATGGATATTGAACTCCGACTTTCAGCATGgttcacctccctcccccggtCAGCATTCTGGATAGCGGACCCAGCCACCCTGCCATACCAACCGGAGATTCCGTTTATGGAAACGTTTGCGTTTAGGGATACACAGACTGGgcttgggttgttgttttactggtcggggttggtgctgCTTTGGCCGAAGATGTGGAGGCTGTATTGGGTTTTGTTTGAGGCGGTAATCGACGGCCCAATAGGGGTGGAAGTTACTTTATCCGGGAAGCTAGCGGGCGTTGACCCGATGAGGtgggggtggaaggagacGAGGGGGGTGGCGGAGAGTGTCTGTCGGGGGGGATATTGGGTTTTGCAGGGGGCTGCGCAGCCGGatttggtggggtgggttgttgaggttctGGACTGGTTTTATGGTGAGCTGccggggatgatgacggggtgggatgagggggtcatggttggcggggacgggaggttggagatggggtgggtgagggggttgagggagagggtgcaaggaagggggagggatattggggaggttgttggggggagggggtgggttgatTATGTGAGTTTTTGA